Genomic window (Ostrea edulis chromosome 9, xbOstEdul1.1, whole genome shotgun sequence):
TTTAagatcattaaattatttaatcatataataaaacattttctcAGTTAATATAATTGCTTTAACTACCctcgaagtacaatattcatctCACCGAAGGAGTTGTTCTTCTCAGGtatctaaatcatcgtattgacctaaaaaatgttaataattgtatgatattcaatataattCCATTGTGAATTTGGATATATTTCCTGAAGATTATAACTGTATTAATCCCCTAGATACTGTCGATGTCGATTCTCCATTTAGAAGTTCTTTCCACATTTCTTTTATGTCTCGAGGAGAATAATGATGCCCGGTTATCCgagcataaaatattttttcttcggGTAGTATCGAACTCGAGTCAAAACCAGAAAGATTAATGACGTCTGCGCCAATTTCTTTCCGACATATCCCAGTAATGAAAACATCTTCTCTGAATAAGGAAGGCACGGTGCTTGTAGAATTGTATAACGGTGTAATGATATCACCGGTTATTATATAAGCACTTCCCCTTGTATACGGAGGATACCTAGTTTTTGGATATTGTTCCTTGGAAACATACCACTTTGATCCTTTGTCTCGGGAAGGTATCgcatttgattttaatattcctaGTATTGAATTAGTTGGCTTCAATTTTCGTAACAGATTCaccaaattttgaatatttataaaCGTGTCGTCATCAGCCTTGAGGGCATACTTCACGGTCGGACAGTTTAAGTGAGCCCATTTTAACAGTGCAATAGACTTTTTGGTAAGACCTGCGTAAGATTCCATGATGTCCCGTTGCAGTATATCTCTGtaacttttttcttcttcctcaaaccTCTTTCGATACCCGTCATCATGAACTTTTCCTATCAGAAACACCAGTTTTGTCTTGGCATCGGTGCTATTTTTATTTCCCCATGTTTCCCTCACGGCCTCTCTCTGTTTGAAATTCCAAATTGAACTTGGAATTAGTATTAGTAATTCTATGTCCTTTTCACATTTTTCTGGAATCCCTCTTTCTCTTCTTAACCAAAGGCCTTCGTACATGTTTGTGGACCTATGGGTGTCATTCGAGAAACGAAGAGCTccgtaaaataaaataactatGACAGTGTTTGTTGTCAGGAGAAATATATACCACTTTAAATGCATTGTTGTACATCCCTACTTCAAAACTGCACCTTTTGCCTTCCTGCTTGCTAAAATGCGTACAGTCAGCTAACGGGACGTACTTCCGGTTACGACGTGTCCAGACACACCACACAGACCGACGTTGCTACAGAAGCGGTTGTTCTATCCTACATGTTCTTACTTTGCCGGACTTCCTTTTAACAACCATGACATCATTTTGTTGCCATTCAGATTGTAGAAGTTACTGGTGTATTAATAGAGGAAATTTAAGTCAGCGAACGGATGTATAACGGAAAGAGTGTGTGACCGCCATTCAAATAAAAGCGACATCGACTTGAAATATGCAAGGAATTtatctatattcaaatatatttcctTTTAGGAATTATTGTTGTTGGAAAAATAATACCTACTCCGTAATAAATGATTTCGACCATACCTGTATTTGTAATGTCAATACAAAGCAATGTATTCAATGATTTGTGCataatttcatatacatgtactttacaaATATAACAACCTTTGTTTTGCCATTTGCTAAATTGTCCACCTTAAGATACCAggttttacaataattattaaaaacatCTAGTTGATATTGAAGATCCTCTGGGGTTTCAGACAGAAGTATAGTGTCATCTGCATATAAAAGTACAAATAATCTAATGAATACCTGGagttctttttcaattttttccgAAATAAATGAAAGGCCTTGGACATTATTTGCTTACATATATTCTTCTATGTCATTGAGATACAGTGCGAATAAAAATGGTGATAAGTTTTCATGTTGTCTTACGCCACTACAGcatgaaaacaaaattcaccgaatattttatttgtacatgCTCTTCATATATGATACCATCATACATATTGATATAACTTTAAAGCATTCACCATCAACGTCATTCAAAAGAATTTTGTTCCAGAGACCAATGCACATACAGAATCGAAGGCTTTCTCAAAATCAATGAAGcacaatacattttctttttaagcattgagatatttctaaaagagtgtacatgtacaatgaaaaaAGTATGATCAATAGTTGAATATTCTAggattaaggtagctcactacactaaagcttatattCTTGATGACagtacgtcacaagatggcgatttaaatgttttgtgaaattatttgtatcgatcgatttgtttgtctatcaccATAGCTCAGTGGATAAATCATTGAGACCGCATATCACGATTTCAAATCCCCCAGTGTTTTGTAcatatgtgttgaaatgatttttttttgaaaatcatgtttttatacaaatttgcatattttctgcctttttggtatatatacgtattatatatcatcatatcttttatgattaaatcaattgatttgagaaactatttcagggtgtagttAGCCACTTTAATTTCGTTTAATACGGTAGTGAATACTTTTCCTAGGTCGATAATTCTTAGGGTCACTTGAGTCACCCTTATGTTTTTTTAATACTTAAATCATTTTGCTGCATGTCCACTGTGATGGGATTATACCGGTATCAGAGATTTTGCTAAGTTCTACAGGTAATCTGAGGTTGATTTAAGGTCTTCTCCACATGTTAGAGTCATTTTTTAGCATCTTTTTATAAGAGCGTTCATTCGTTCATTTCTACATTTGATAATAATGTTAATTCTTCCTATCACTcgtacaatttgattcgaggtacaatgaaatttccaCATTTGCTTGAATACTGTTTATATTAGTTGTATGTCTCATAGGATGAGAGGTGATATTACACACCTTGAGGGGGTCTTTAACCACACAATCACCCACTTTAGCGCATATACCTTTGCCCCCTAATCACACACATTTTAAATGTGCCTTTGTTTTTACTGTGTTTTATCGTTgatatgg
Coding sequences:
- the LOC125658632 gene encoding lactosylceramide 1,3-N-acetyl-beta-D-glucosaminyltransferase-like, whose translation is MHLKWYIFLLTTNTVIVILFYGALRFSNDTHRSTNMYEGLWLRRERGIPEKCEKDIELLILIPSSIWNFKQREAVRETWGNKNSTDAKTKLVFLIGKVHDDGYRKRFEEEEKSYRDILQRDIMESYAGLTKKSIALLKWAHLNCPTVKYALKADDDTFINIQNLVNLLRKLKPTNSILGILKSNAIPSRDKGSKWYVSKEQYPKTRYPPYTRGSAYIITGDIITPLYNSTSTVPSLFREDVFITGICRKEIGADVINLSGFDSSSILPEEKIFYARITGHHYSPRDIKEMWKELLNGESTSTVSRGLIQL